A stretch of Gorilla gorilla gorilla isolate KB3781 chromosome 9, NHGRI_mGorGor1-v2.1_pri, whole genome shotgun sequence DNA encodes these proteins:
- the LRRC4C gene encoding leucine-rich repeat-containing protein 4C codes for MLNKMTLHPQQIMIGPRFNRALFDPLLVVLLALQLLVVAGLVRAQTCPSVCSCSNQFSKVICVRKNLREVPDGISTNTRLLNLHENQIQIIKVNSFKHLRHLEILQLSRNHIRTIEIGAFNGLANLNTLELFDNRLTTIPNGAFVYLSKLKELWLRNNPIESIPSYAFNRIPSLRRLDLGELKRLSYISEGAFEGLSNLRYLNLAMCNLREIPNLTPLIKLDELDLSGNHLSAIRPGSFQGLMHLQKLWMIQSQIQVIERNAFDNLQSLVEINLAHNNLTLLPHDLFTPLHHLERIHLHHNPWNCNCDILWLSWWIKDMAPSNTACCARCNTPPNLKGRYIGELDQNYFTCYAPVIVEPPADLNVTEGMAAELKCRASTSLTSVSWITPNGTVMTHGAYKVRIAVLSDGTLNFTNVTVQDTGMYTCMVSNSVGNTTASATLNVTAATTTPFSYFSTVTVETMEPSQDEARTTDNNVGPTPVVDWETTNVTTSLTPQSTRSTEKTFTIPVTDINSGIPGIDEVMKTTKIIIGCFVAITLMAAVMLVIFYKMRKQHHRQNHHAPTRTVEIINVDDEITGDTPMESHLPMPAIEHEHLNHYNSYKSPFNHTTTVNTINSIHSSVHEPLLIRMNSKDNVQETQI; via the coding sequence ATGTTGAACAAGATGACCTTACATCCACAGCAGATAATGATAGGTCCTAGGTTTAACAGGGCCCTATTTGACCCCCTGCTTGTGGTGCTGCTGGCTCTTCAACTTCTTGTGGTGGCTGGTCTGGTGCGGGCTCAGACCTGCCCTTCTGTGTGCTCCTGCAGCAACCAGTTCAGCAAGGTGATTTGTGTTCGGAAAAACCTGCGTGAGGTTCCGGATGGCATCTCTACCAACACACGGCTGCTGAACCTCCATGAGAACCAAATCCAGATCATCAAAGTGAACAGCTTCAAGCACTTGAGGCACTTGGAAATCCTACAGTTGAGTAGGAACCATATCAGAACCATTGAAATTGGGGCTTTCAATGGTCTGGCGAACCTCAACACTCTGGAACTCTTTGACAATCGTCTTACTACCATCCCGAATGGAGCTTTTGTATACTTGTCTAAACTGAAGGAGCTCTGGTTGCGAAACAACCCCATTGAAAGCATCCCTTCTTATGCTTTTAACAGAATTCCTTCTTTGCGCCGACTAGACTTAGGGGAATTGAAAAGACTTTCATACATCTCAGAAGGTGCCTTTGAAGGTCTGTCCAACTTGAGGTATTTGAACCTTGCCATGTGCAACCTTCGGGAAATCCCTAACCTCACACCGCTCATAAAACTAGATGAGCTGGATCTTTCTGGGAATCATTTATCTGCCATCAGGCCTGGCTCTTTCCAGGGTTTGATGCACCTTCAAAAACTGTGGATGATACagtcccagattcaagtgattgaACGGAATGCCTTTGACAACCTTCAGTCACTAGTGGAGATCAACCTGGCACACAATAATCTAACATTACTGCCTCATGACCTCTTCACTCCCTTGCATCATCTAGAGCGGATACATTTACATCACAACCCTTGGAACTGTAACTGTGACATACTGTGGCTCAGTTGGTGGATAAAAGACATGGCCCCCTCCAACACAGCTTGTTGTGCCCGGTGTAACACTCCTCCCAATCTAAAGGGGAGGTACATTGGAGAGCTCGACCAGAATTACTTCACATGCTATGCTCCGGTGATTGTGGAGCCCCCTGCAGACCTCAATGTCACTGAAGGCATGGCAGCTGAGCTGAAATGTCGGGCCTCCACATCCCTGACATCTGTATCTTGGATTACTCCAAATGGAACAGTCATGACACATGGGGCGTACAAAGTGCGGATAGCTGTGCTCAGTGATGGTACGTTAAATTTCACAAATGTAACTGTGCAAGATACAGGCATGTACACATGTATGGTGAGTAATTCCGTTGGGAATACTACTGCTTCAGCCACCCTGAATGTTACTGCAGCAACCACTACTCCTTTCTCTTACTTTTCAACCGTCACAGTAGAGACTATGGAACCGTCTCAGGATGAGGCACGGACCACAGATAACAATGTGGGTCCCACTCCAGTGGTCGACTGGGAGACCACCAATGTGACCACCTCTCTCACACCACAGAGCACAAGGTCGACAGAGAAAACCTTCACCATCCCAGTGACTGATATAAACAGTGGGATCCCAGGAATTGATGAGGTCATGAAGACTACCAAAATCATCATTGGGTGTTTTGTGGCCATCACACTCATGGCTGCAGTGATGCTGGTCATTTTCTACAAGATGAGGAAGCAGCACCATCGGCAAAACCATCACGCCCCAACAAGGACTGTTGAAATTATTAATGTGGATGATGAGATTACGGGAGACACACCCATGGAAAGCCACCTGCCCATGCCTGCTATCGAGCATGAGCACCTAAATCACTATAACTCATACAAATCTCCCTTCAACCACACAACAACAGTTAACACAATAAATTCAATACACAGTTCAGTGCATGAACCGTTATTGATCCGAATGAACTCTAAAGACAATGTACAAGAGACTCAAATCTAA